One genomic region from Candidatus Tisiphia endosymbiont of Dioctria linearis encodes:
- a CDS encoding IS5 family transposase, with product MKYYIEEQAWEVILSFFKERNGIHNKNEEKTRHFIEAIWFIVRTGCQWRLLPDDYGCWYSIYRRFKRWVDKGIWEDLMDYVKVDADMESIMIDATIVRAHACSSGYIKGNQEEAALGRSRGGFSTKIHALVDALGNPLKFILTAGQRNDITQAGNLTQDVQNTTVIADKGYDSSAFVESLENKGCEIVIPPKSNRKVQREYDKHTYKERYLIECLFGKIKHFRRIFSRFDKAPATFLAFLNFVGTLIWLR from the coding sequence ATGAAGTATTACATAGAAGAACAAGCATGGGAAGTAATTTTATCATTTTTTAAGGAAAGAAATGGTATACACAACAAGAATGAAGAAAAAACGAGACATTTTATTGAAGCAATATGGTTTATTGTTAGAACAGGTTGCCAATGGCGTCTTCTACCTGATGATTATGGTTGTTGGTACAGTATTTATCGCAGATTTAAGAGATGGGTTGACAAAGGTATATGGGAGGATTTAATGGATTATGTTAAAGTAGATGCAGATATGGAATCAATTATGATTGATGCAACTATTGTGAGAGCACATGCTTGCTCATCTGGATATATCAAAGGTAATCAAGAAGAAGCGGCTTTAGGTAGAAGTAGAGGTGGTTTTAGTACTAAAATTCATGCCCTTGTTGATGCCCTTGGTAATCCATTAAAGTTTATACTAACTGCTGGGCAAAGAAATGATATAACTCAAGCGGGAAATCTTACTCAAGATGTTCAGAATACGACTGTGATAGCCGATAAAGGATACGATAGTAGTGCATTTGTAGAAAGTTTAGAAAATAAGGGGTGTGAGATTGTTATACCACCAAAATCTAACCGTAAAGTACAACGTGAATATGATAAACATACTTATAAGGAACGATATTTAATTGAGTGCTTATTTGGTAAAATCAAACATTTTAGGCGTATATTTTCTAGATTTGATAAGGCTCCAGCCACTTTCTTAGCTTTTCTAAATTTCGTTGGAACTTTAATATGGTTACGTTAA
- a CDS encoding Dam family site-specific DNA-(adenine-N6)-methyltransferase → MSVTIEKTQPFIQWVGGKRKIVDQLIKHIPSGVSNYYEPFLGGGALFFQVRHMFNKCYLSDINLDLVTSYNAVKKNPQAISKLLDSHQANHCKEYYYQVRSDNNSNNPNEITARFIYLNRYSFKGIYRININGEPSQGFSGRNYHKSDITTRLQQCSSLLSNTSICAIDFSFIEPQKNDFVYFDPPYHQSGEKFYTRLPFDEQDQMRLRDFAKELDSKGVKFMISNSDTEFIKNLYQDFNINVIQVTYSMLQHRKTSYEVIITNY, encoded by the coding sequence ATGTCAGTAACTATAGAAAAAACCCAACCATTCATCCAATGGGTTGGTGGTAAAAGAAAAATTGTTGATCAATTAATTAAACATATTCCTTCAGGAGTAAGTAATTATTATGAACCATTTCTTGGCGGTGGTGCATTATTTTTCCAAGTACGACACATGTTTAATAAATGCTATCTATCTGATATTAATCTTGACTTAGTGACGTCTTATAATGCGGTTAAAAAGAATCCACAAGCAATAAGTAAGTTACTTGATTCACATCAAGCAAATCATTGCAAAGAATATTATTATCAAGTTAGAAGTGATAATAATAGTAACAATCCTAATGAAATTACTGCAAGATTTATCTATCTTAATAGATATTCCTTTAAAGGAATATATCGTATCAATATCAATGGTGAGCCATCTCAAGGCTTTTCTGGTAGAAACTATCATAAATCTGACATTACTACTAGATTACAACAATGTAGCAGTCTGTTATCTAATACATCTATTTGTGCTATAGACTTTTCTTTTATTGAACCGCAGAAAAATGATTTTGTCTATTTCGATCCACCTTATCACCAGTCCGGTGAGAAATTTTATACTAGATTGCCATTTGATGAACAAGACCAAATGAGACTAAGAGATTTTGCTAAGGAATTAGATAGTAAAGGTGTTAAGTTTATGATTTCCAATAGTGATACGGAGTTTATTAAAAATTTGTACCAAGATTTTAACATTAATGTCATCCAAGTTACCTATTCCATGCTACAACACAGAAAAACCTCTTATGAAGTAATTATTACAAATTATTAG
- a CDS encoding helix-turn-helix domain-containing protein — MSTSPYSIDLREKVIKYLEAGNSQRSASRVFQLSPTTVNTWHVRYKKEGHYQARKYKGAKPSIEMDDFIKYVEENPNSKTEDIGKKFGISASGARYWLRQLGFSYKKKPLPMWKLMLKSDVSI, encoded by the coding sequence ATGTCAACTAGCCCATACAGTATAGATTTAAGAGAAAAAGTAATAAAATATCTAGAAGCAGGAAATAGTCAAAGGTCAGCATCTAGAGTTTTTCAATTGAGCCCTACAACAGTAAATACATGGCATGTAAGGTATAAGAAAGAAGGTCATTATCAAGCAAGGAAGTATAAAGGAGCAAAGCCTAGTATAGAAATGGATGATTTTATCAAGTATGTAGAAGAAAATCCTAATAGCAAAACGGAAGATATTGGTAAGAAATTTGGGATAAGCGCTAGTGGGGCAAGATATTGGCTAAGACAATTGGGATTTAGTTATAAAAAAAAGCCTTTACCTATGTGGAAGCTAATGCTGAAAAGCGATGTAAGTATTTAG
- a CDS encoding conjugal transfer protein TraD, whose product MDNVIKQRLKLQQQKAKIITKEAKLKIIERKLHTRRLIELGGLIAKAKLDDLPTNSLFGSLVSLKNALTDSPHIKNQWTKIGKDIFDQELKDKHLLYVNSG is encoded by the coding sequence ATGGATAATGTCATAAAACAAAGATTAAAATTACAACAACAGAAAGCCAAAATTATTACTAAAGAAGCTAAACTTAAAATTATAGAAAGAAAACTGCATACTCGTCGCTTAATTGAACTGGGAGGATTGATCGCTAAAGCAAAGCTTGATGACTTACCTACTAATAGTTTATTTGGTTCATTAGTTTCTTTAAAAAATGCATTAACAGACTCCCCACATATCAAAAACCAATGGACTAAAATTGGTAAAGATATTTTTGATCAAGAATTAAAAGATAAGCATCTATTATACGTGAATTCAGGATAA
- a CDS encoding IS630 family transposase, producing the protein MEANAEKRCKYLEDIKDLATDALVYIDESGIEMNITQDRGWGKKGQTLQAKKSGKYYQRTNIIAGLVGNKSIAPFVFNGTCNTELFNNWVEQFLIKELIAGQVVILDNAAFHKSKKTKDLIESVGCRVIFLPPYSPDLNPIEKFWANMKRWIKQKIGLSQELYNTICAFFAVT; encoded by the coding sequence GTGGAAGCTAATGCTGAAAAGCGATGTAAGTATTTAGAAGATATCAAAGATCTAGCTACAGATGCGCTTGTGTATATAGATGAGAGCGGAATAGAGATGAACATTACCCAAGATAGAGGTTGGGGAAAGAAAGGTCAAACACTACAAGCAAAGAAGAGTGGGAAGTATTACCAAAGGACGAATATTATAGCAGGTTTGGTAGGTAATAAATCTATAGCCCCTTTTGTATTCAATGGCACCTGTAATACCGAACTATTTAATAATTGGGTAGAGCAATTTTTGATAAAAGAGCTTATAGCTGGTCAAGTTGTGATTTTAGACAATGCTGCTTTTCATAAGTCTAAGAAGACTAAAGATTTAATAGAATCAGTAGGATGTAGGGTAATATTTTTACCACCTTACTCTCCTGACCTAAATCCAATAGAGAAATTTTGGGCTAATATGAAAAGGTGGATTAAACAAAAAATCGGGCTTTCACAAGAATTGTATAACACCATTTGTGCATTCTTTGCTGTAACATAA
- a CDS encoding sensor histidine kinase gives MTINNENQQQDNNKIENSTEKNWILHLAPTTVTLIPSDQVAQIAPQGNYVDIIKYREIQLKLQEAQNKLKIDELMRIDLIRNIGYSIEVPCSGMFALITVLYEVEQDTERKHYLKTIVDCAEILLDYSRHILAFLRQNATVTAITLEKFNIKELVNNTITKAKPASISKGLNLSCNFQYDIAEHIIGDHSRLQAVLDQLVGNAIKFTKEGHVIVTVGLFPLLTEGKNTRNKILQIIVHDTGGGIVEVKQRDMCKELDDANTIAKCNKGLGLGLTFVKQLINEMDGEITITSKEAKSTTITCQIPVKLLAN, from the coding sequence ATGACAATTAATAATGAAAATCAACAACAAGATAACAATAAAATAGAAAATTCTACAGAAAAAAACTGGATTTTACATCTAGCTCCGACAACTGTCACATTAATACCATCAGATCAAGTTGCTCAAATAGCTCCACAAGGAAATTATGTTGATATTATTAAATATAGAGAAATACAACTAAAATTGCAAGAAGCACAAAATAAACTAAAAATAGATGAATTAATGAGAATAGATTTAATTCGCAATATTGGTTATAGTATAGAAGTGCCTTGCAGTGGGATGTTTGCCCTAATAACCGTTCTTTATGAAGTAGAGCAAGACACAGAGAGAAAGCATTATCTAAAAACTATAGTAGATTGTGCTGAAATATTACTTGATTATTCGCGTCATATTCTAGCCTTTTTAAGGCAGAATGCTACAGTAACTGCCATAACCTTAGAAAAATTTAACATAAAAGAATTAGTCAATAACACGATCACTAAAGCCAAGCCAGCATCGATAAGTAAGGGCTTAAATCTTTCCTGTAATTTTCAATATGACATAGCAGAGCATATCATTGGCGATCATTCGAGATTGCAGGCAGTATTAGATCAATTAGTGGGAAATGCTATTAAATTTACTAAAGAAGGTCATGTTATTGTAACAGTTGGGTTATTTCCACTTTTAACTGAAGGAAAAAATACAAGAAACAAGATATTACAAATTATTGTGCATGACACGGGGGGTGGTATCGTTGAGGTAAAGCAGCGAGATATGTGTAAAGAATTAGATGATGCAAATACAATTGCTAAATGTAATAAGGGATTAGGCTTAGGACTAACATTTGTCAAACAACTTATCAATGAAATGGACGGTGAGATTACAATAACCAGCAAAGAGGCTAAGAGTACAACTATTACCTGTCAAATACCAGTGAAATTGTTAGCTAATTAA